The genomic stretch CATTAAAGGCCTGATTCGCCAACTTCCACATTTGCAACGCTTGTAGTCTCTCGGTCATTTTGACTTCACCGGAAATTTCCAATTCCGAATTAAAAATCTCAGAAGAGAATATCATTTTATAAGGTCTTCCCTCCATTACCTTCTGCCATGTTTCAGGCATCTCAAATTTGTTTTTATTATACTTAACAATTCTTAAAATGAGACTGATGAGGTCAAGTAAAAGTACTAAAGAAATAACGACTGCCAGAAAAATTAATACGATTTGAAGATTTTGAGCTTGCTCTATGGGATATTCCATGTTCAAAATAAATGAGCCTGAAAACTCCAAAAGTATAGCTAAGCTGGCCGAAGCAACTCCCAGGATGTTAATCAATGTCAGATATAAAGATCGTCCCCGAATCGAAATTATTGAAAAAACCAGGAAAAATAGAACAGCAAATAGGTTGGATACAATATACATAATCATAAGCTTTCCTTCATTTGAGGCAATCTTTTTTCCAGAGGGCAACCATGACATTTGGGTTGCTTTCGACAATAGTTGTGGCCGACAAAATCAATGAGTGCATGATACTCATTAAAGAGTTGTGTATTTCTCGGCAATCGTTTCATAAAAAGATCTTGGATTTCCTGATAGGTTGCTTTTTCGTTTATCCACTTATGTCGTTGCAGTATTCTTTTTGTATAAGTATCTACAACAAAAATTGGTTTTCCTAAGGCATATAAAAGAATCGCATCGGCTGTTTCCGGGCCAATGCCATGAATTCCCAACAGTTCACTGCGCAGGGAGGAAGTTCTTTCCTCTCTCATTTTATTTATTGACCCATCGTATTGTTCATAAAAATACTTTACAAATTCTTTTATTTTTTTTGCTTTTTGATTGTAATAACCCGAAGGACGGATAACATCAGCTAATTTCTCTTCACTAATTTTATAAATTGCTTTCGGAGAAAGAAGATTTTGTTTTTTAAGATTCATTATAGCTTTTTCGACATTCTTCCATGAAGTATTCTGCGTTAATATTGCTCCAATAATTACTTCAAATGGCGTATCTGCCGGCCACCAATTTCGAGGACCAACCTGTATTAAAAGATCATCATAAACATCCATTATTTCTTTGAATTCCATGTGAGGTAGATTAGGTAGTCAACTAAGACACTGTCTTCGGATTAACAAAAGCTTCTCGTTCCGGGAATAAACCAAAGATACCCCCGGTGTGAATAAATAGTATATTCGTTTCTTTTTGGAATTTTCCTGTTTTGATCTGATCGATTAAACCAAACATGGCTTTGCCGGTATAAACCGGATCAAGCAATATACCTTCCAGTTTGGCCAATAACCGAATAACATCAATCTCTTCAGGTCTGCTGCGTGCATAGCCTTTCCCAACATAACCGTCGATGATCATGATGTCTTCAGGCAAAGATAGCGGGTATGAAAACCTCTCTCCAAACGATTTCAGGAGTTCAGATATCTTTTGTTGAAAGTACTTTTCATCATCACACACATTAATTCCGTAAACTGGAATGTCTAATTGATGATATTGAAGTCCAAGAAGTAAACCGGCTTGTGTGCCACCGGAACCAACGGCTATGACAATAGCATCCATTTCCGGCAAATTTTCGTTTAATAATTGATCGCGAATTTCACTCGCAGCATTGAAATATCCCCAACATCCGATTGCATTACTGGCTCCCTCCGGAATCACATATGGTCTATGTCCTTTTTGCCGTAAATCATCAGCCAACTCCTGCATAATTTCATCACGCTTTAAATATTGCTCGGGTGTAATGAATTTTATTTCAGCGTCAAGTATTATATCAAATAGCAGGTTTCCATCCGGAATTTTTTCCGGATTTCCTCTTAAAACAAGATAAGGCTTCAAACCCAATTGGCGTGCAGCTAAGGCAGTGGCCCTGGCATGATTTGAAGTTGTTCCACCGGTAGTAATCAAAATATCACTCTTTTTCTGAACGGCCTCCCCAATACTGTATTCTAATTTGCGCACTTTATTACCACTCAAGCCGAATCCGGTTAAATCATCCCTCTTGATGTAGATTGATGGTCCCTTTAAGTATTTACTAAGCCTAGATAATTTTTGGATTGGGGTAGGTGTTCGTGCCAGCCGAACACGATATGGGTTTTCAATTTGCATGATCGTTTTTTATTTTACAATATGAATGACGGTTGAATCAAATTTGTGCTTGGGGGAGTTGCAGTCCCGATTATATCATTGGATCGGGAGTACAACTCCCTTTGAGCAACGGTTTTTTTAGAGTTTTTCAACGGGTCATTCTTATTTTACAGGATTAACTAAAAAAGCTTTAAAAATTTAGGTAGTTTATAATTTGAAATCAAGGAGAAATTATGATTTTCCTGTCATTTATCATATGTTATTAATAATTTTTTATAAAGTAATTTGGAAAAACCGGAAATTCCTTTGCTTTTAAATTCAAAACAGATTATTGTCATTTTGAGGGGTGATTTCAAG from candidate division KSB1 bacterium encodes the following:
- a CDS encoding endonuclease III domain-containing protein, whose product is MDVYDDLLIQVGPRNWWPADTPFEVIIGAILTQNTSWKNVEKAIMNLKKQNLLSPKAIYKISEEKLADVIRPSGYYNQKAKKIKEFVKYFYEQYDGSINKMREERTSSLRSELLGIHGIGPETADAILLYALGKPIFVVDTYTKRILQRHKWINEKATYQEIQDLFMKRLPRNTQLFNEYHALIDFVGHNYCRKQPKCHGCPLEKRLPQMKESL
- a CDS encoding D-cysteine desulfhydrase family protein; translated protein: MQIENPYRVRLARTPTPIQKLSRLSKYLKGPSIYIKRDDLTGFGLSGNKVRKLEYSIGEAVQKKSDILITTGGTTSNHARATALAARQLGLKPYLVLRGNPEKIPDGNLLFDIILDAEIKFITPEQYLKRDEIMQELADDLRQKGHRPYVIPEGASNAIGCWGYFNAASEIRDQLLNENLPEMDAIVIAVGSGGTQAGLLLGLQYHQLDIPVYGINVCDDEKYFQQKISELLKSFGERFSYPLSLPEDIMIIDGYVGKGYARSRPEEIDVIRLLAKLEGILLDPVYTGKAMFGLIDQIKTGKFQKETNILFIHTGGIFGLFPEREAFVNPKTVS